In Papaver somniferum cultivar HN1 chromosome 1, ASM357369v1, whole genome shotgun sequence, a genomic segment contains:
- the LOC113327559 gene encoding uncharacterized protein LOC113327559, with translation MDNQSLVSAALSSSSLKGYKKKKKKSNYDIEEASTSAAIMIRNLGFSCYNDDEFLFDRGLIRRFTITTCPITIGSTTEDVSTTTRHGGASTSTTTSFTCTSFASPKFSEFLIFCCYQHCLRLQLLTTGVVTSSICV, from the exons ATGGATAATCAATCTTTAGTTTCCGCTGCATTATCATCGTCATCATTAAAAGgttacaagaagaagaagaagaaatcaaattaTGATATTGAAGAAGCTTCTACTTCCGCTGCTATAATGATCAGAAATTTGGGATTTTCTTGCTACAACGATGATGAATTCCTATTTGATAGAG GTTTGATAAGAAGGTTCACAATTACTACTTGTCCTATTACTATTGGTTCCACTACTGAAGATGTTTCTACTACAACAAGGCATGGTGGTGCTTCTACTTCAACAACTACTTCTTTCACCTGTACATCTTTTGCTTCTCCAAAATTTTCAGAATTCTTAATTTTTTGTTGCTACCAACATTGCTTGAGGCTTCAACTTTTAACAACTGGTGTTGTTACTTCGTCGATTTGTGTATAA